A DNA window from Paenibacillus andongensis contains the following coding sequences:
- a CDS encoding branched-chain amino acid ABC transporter permease: MVFLQQLINGISIGFIYILIAVGLTMVYGVLKLLHFAHGTIYMVGAFSAMVGITYLHMHFLVAFLFAMAVSGGIGILIEKYAYRPLRGAHPITTLISGIGIAIVLENVFQVMFSSDTRAFPETGIEISIIQLTQSITITNMKLIIIAAGIIGLGSLYAFLKFTKMGLAIQATSQDLRAASLMGVNVNRVVAVTFLLGSALAAAAGILVALNFNSMYPTMGSIPGLKAFCVVVLGGLGSIPGTIIGGLILGIVESLSDGFMTGMVVDKDAIAFIILILILLVKPSGLFGKNIEKV; this comes from the coding sequence TTGGTATTTCTTCAACAGTTGATTAACGGCATCTCCATCGGATTCATTTATATCTTGATTGCGGTTGGACTCACGATGGTATATGGCGTGCTTAAGCTGCTCCACTTTGCCCACGGCACGATTTATATGGTCGGAGCTTTCTCAGCGATGGTCGGTATAACGTATTTGCACATGCATTTTCTAGTCGCATTTCTGTTCGCAATGGCCGTATCAGGCGGGATAGGCATACTCATCGAAAAATATGCTTACCGCCCTTTGCGGGGGGCACATCCGATTACAACCCTAATCAGCGGCATCGGCATAGCCATCGTGCTCGAGAATGTGTTTCAAGTGATGTTCTCATCGGACACAAGAGCATTCCCGGAGACGGGAATCGAAATCTCCATCATTCAATTGACACAGTCGATTACGATTACGAATATGAAGCTTATCATTATTGCGGCCGGCATTATCGGGCTAGGCTCTCTGTACGCGTTTCTTAAATTCACGAAAATGGGTCTGGCGATTCAAGCGACATCACAGGATTTGCGCGCAGCCTCTTTGATGGGAGTAAACGTCAACCGTGTTGTGGCTGTTACCTTTTTGCTCGGATCGGCACTCGCTGCCGCTGCGGGGATTCTGGTCGCATTGAACTTCAACTCGATGTATCCGACGATGGGCTCGATACCTGGCTTGAAAGCATTCTGCGTCGTCGTACTGGGCGGTCTCGGTTCCATACCGGGAACCATTATCGGCGGCCTCATCTTAGGAATTGTAGAATCGCTAAGCGACGGCTTTATGACAGGGATGGTTGTAGATAAAGATGCGATTGCTTTTATCATTTTAATACTTATCCTTCTGGTAAAACCATCTGGACTCTTTGGCAAAAACATCGAGAAGGTATAG
- a CDS encoding sensor histidine kinase — protein sequence MNLILRLLRLHSLKARLRFFGISLVLMVGLLTISSYSFLEYRQTESNQINSMRKDSAIQQTAIDSWVAARASEIRNLANLQSTVELDADGIQNNLTFFASHQQEFEAVSFANKEGIVEFSTMNQIGAYFTERTYLEEASKGREYISDVMLGKVTNQPMILFSAPVMNKKKQLAGVIYGTVTLKTIDKLMEQFRNGDSGESYLIDRNGYLVTESRFKGNWKRLEFQLNSDILERSKQGTQATSTYESYRGKRVFGTYQLVNNGKWIAVNEIERDEVYRTFNRQLIVMMIIICIVLTLGFILMLRISYHIEHPVQHLLKGVQRLKQGDYHYKIDYSSLKSAPVELLQLCEAFNQMSQNIQDNELELKRQKEDLAGSNAELEQFAYVASHDLQEPLRMVASYVQLLAKRYQGQLDQDADDFIHYAVDGAQRMQNLINDLLAFSRVGTKGKEPKSVDFEEVLQHVSTNLQHAIQECDALVTHDPLPTLLADPTQMVQLLQNLVGNAIKFRDANRAPIIHIGVKRQGNEWLFSVHDNGIGFDPKYRDRIFLIFQRLHNKTKYQGTGIGLSICKKIVERHGGKIWVDSEVGHSTTFYFTLPDKGEQIT from the coding sequence ATGAACCTCATATTGCGATTACTTCGGCTTCACAGCTTAAAAGCACGATTGCGATTTTTTGGAATTTCGTTAGTGCTTATGGTTGGACTGCTTACCATTTCATCTTATTCCTTTTTAGAGTATCGCCAAACGGAAAGCAATCAGATTAATTCGATGAGAAAAGACAGTGCGATTCAGCAAACAGCCATAGATAGTTGGGTAGCTGCAAGAGCTTCTGAAATCCGCAATCTAGCTAATTTACAATCGACCGTAGAGCTGGATGCGGATGGTATTCAAAATAACCTTACCTTTTTTGCGTCACATCAACAGGAGTTCGAAGCGGTCTCTTTTGCAAATAAAGAGGGTATTGTTGAATTTAGCACAATGAACCAAATTGGCGCTTATTTTACCGAACGAACCTATTTGGAAGAGGCCTCCAAAGGTCGTGAATATATATCTGATGTGATGCTCGGCAAGGTCACCAATCAACCGATGATTTTATTTTCTGCTCCTGTGATGAATAAAAAGAAGCAACTTGCGGGTGTTATCTATGGAACGGTTACGTTAAAGACGATTGATAAACTCATGGAGCAATTTCGTAATGGAGACAGTGGTGAATCGTATTTGATTGACCGAAACGGCTATCTAGTCACTGAATCGCGGTTCAAGGGAAATTGGAAACGTCTGGAATTTCAATTAAACAGCGATATTCTCGAACGATCGAAACAAGGAACACAAGCAACCTCGACGTATGAGAGCTACCGCGGCAAGCGAGTTTTCGGGACTTACCAGTTAGTGAATAACGGAAAATGGATCGCTGTTAACGAAATTGAGCGAGATGAAGTGTATCGAACCTTTAATCGGCAATTAATTGTTATGATGATCATCATTTGTATCGTGCTTACATTAGGGTTTATCTTGATGCTGCGGATATCGTATCATATTGAACATCCCGTTCAGCATTTATTGAAAGGGGTTCAACGACTGAAGCAAGGCGATTATCATTATAAAATCGATTACAGCAGTTTGAAGTCAGCTCCCGTCGAGCTGCTGCAGTTATGTGAGGCATTTAATCAAATGTCGCAAAATATTCAAGACAATGAGCTTGAGCTTAAGCGGCAAAAGGAAGATTTGGCTGGTTCCAATGCGGAATTAGAGCAATTTGCTTATGTCGCTTCACACGATTTACAGGAGCCTTTACGGATGGTAGCCAGTTATGTGCAGCTGCTAGCAAAACGATACCAAGGTCAATTAGATCAGGACGCGGATGATTTTATTCATTACGCCGTTGATGGTGCGCAGCGTATGCAGAATTTGATCAACGATTTATTGGCTTTTTCCAGAGTGGGTACGAAGGGGAAGGAGCCTAAGTCTGTTGATTTTGAAGAGGTGCTGCAGCATGTGTCTACGAATCTACAACATGCGATTCAAGAATGTGACGCGCTGGTCACGCATGATCCTTTGCCTACATTGCTGGCTGATCCTACACAAATGGTGCAATTATTGCAAAATTTAGTTGGTAATGCCATTAAGTTTCGCGATGCCAACCGCGCGCCCATCATTCATATCGGGGTTAAACGGCAGGGGAATGAGTGGTTATTTTCCGTTCATGATAATGGAATTGGTTTTGATCCGAAGTATCGGGATCGCATTTTCCTCATTTTTCAAAGGCTCCATAATAAAACAAAATACCAGGGTACTGGCATAGGGTTGTCCATTTGCAAAAAAATTGTAGAACGTCATGGCGGGAAAATATGGGTTGATTCAGAAGTGGGTCATTCGACAACCTTTTACTTCACGCTGCCAGACAAAGGAGAACAGATTACATGA
- a CDS encoding galactose-binding domain-containing protein, protein MFVQKNRVSLVLMSFFLVLSLFPWMLPQIAHASDGVPFSTINVPGTFEAEDFNTGAINDAYFAHPSAQITRDTTYRDVQNVDLFKEVINSVTYRYVVSSNDQVSGSSTAGYVSEYLKYTVNVSSANAGWHDIKFRAKMGSSTTKSTITALIDGIQLGATPAITGTTFQDYTVPMPVNLSTGTHVLTIEFGGPDPATYLDSITFTKRGTAPTYPAPAIKTGLLTSDEVVVANVTVSADTTGTNDATATIQAALDQAREMGGGVVFLPAGTYRLNGGLTIPTNVTLRGDWKSPLDGTPAAGTILAAYSTTASAISLNAPNTTVRNLSIWYPNQGSYTGGVFTPTSYPYTIDSNSFAANVVNVTFYNSFKGINFSSASGTNISNIYGTFLFQGITMDGNYEYSYVTNVFMDTGIWQNAPSAITNKPDSTQTGYIKSYTNSFLYGMKLWKNDGLTMYDISVNDAKMGILMEQGPPTSNGSYGAMSKINASVQQDYLRPEVGEFLNLDQVWQARGQHYTFAPAKKPASDTNFYNVKNAPYNATGNGITDDRTAIQSALTDAGNAGGGTVFLPPGSYKISTTLNVPSGVELRGSYDYLHAHENLDTTVLLAYDGKDTASPDTATAFITLNANAGVRGLTIFHPEQGFVNGSDVSVPTDLRTLYPIHTYPYAVRSAGSGTWMKYVELENSYNGADFATNASNDFVVSGNWINAAKKAVYVGGGTQRGWVEQTAVTFGTHFQSKHNNSPHTYGFTHAVNYTLANTDALTVGNGNDLKTFAVDSFGVKSGIRTIKEGAGTGPQNASFYLPSVDTSSGPNVSVEGGGTIQMIGLQAGSSTSQNFARTTSSFSGTLNIYDSLLWGNMVKSVSIGGGSVNVYDKDLSTYSLPISQNKTATSNSSSGGDTANHAVDGMGTSKWLSTAAAPNWLQVDLGASYDISRWVVKHAGYNGESTTLNTKDYKLQISSDGTNFNDVDAVTGNTANLTDRDVSANGRYVRLYVTAGQQDGTSTTRIVDFEVYGLTNIALNRTASANAYNLPSEAPQFAGDGSTATKWVSVAASPNWLKIDLGKSYHLKRWVVKHAGAGGESAIYNTRDFKLQVSSDGINFTDVDTVTGNSTNLTDRSINTNARYVRLYITQGTQIGYDGYARIDEFEVYGTASGNAALNKIATANAYNLPSEAPQYAVDSSTGSKWASVAASPNWLKIDLGYVTNISRWVVKHAAVNGESANFNTKDYKLQVSNDGINFTDADTVTGNTANSTDRNVNATGRYVRLYITQGTQSGFDGYARIYEIEVYN, encoded by the coding sequence GTGTTTGTTCAGAAAAATAGAGTTAGTCTTGTTCTTATGAGTTTCTTTTTGGTTTTGAGTTTGTTTCCATGGATGCTGCCGCAAATCGCACATGCTTCAGATGGAGTCCCATTTTCGACGATCAATGTACCTGGGACGTTTGAGGCGGAGGATTTTAACACTGGCGCGATAAATGATGCTTATTTTGCGCACCCGTCCGCGCAAATTACTCGCGATACCACGTATCGGGATGTGCAGAATGTCGATCTTTTTAAAGAAGTGATTAATTCGGTAACCTACCGATACGTAGTGAGTTCTAATGATCAGGTCAGCGGGTCGTCAACTGCGGGATATGTAAGCGAATATCTGAAATATACGGTGAATGTCAGCAGCGCGAATGCTGGCTGGCATGACATCAAATTCCGTGCCAAAATGGGCAGCTCCACAACGAAATCAACGATAACCGCGCTTATAGACGGCATTCAGCTTGGCGCAACGCCAGCGATAACAGGCACAACGTTCCAAGACTATACAGTGCCGATGCCTGTTAATTTGAGCACAGGGACACATGTACTGACTATTGAATTTGGCGGTCCAGATCCGGCAACGTATTTAGACAGCATTACGTTTACGAAGCGAGGGACTGCACCTACATATCCAGCTCCAGCTATTAAAACCGGCTTGCTGACCTCAGACGAGGTGGTAGTTGCCAATGTGACGGTAAGCGCGGATACAACGGGGACGAATGATGCGACGGCAACCATCCAGGCTGCTCTTGATCAGGCACGGGAAATGGGCGGCGGTGTCGTATTTCTACCAGCGGGAACGTATCGATTGAACGGAGGCCTGACGATTCCAACCAATGTAACATTACGCGGGGATTGGAAAAGTCCGCTTGACGGCACACCGGCAGCGGGTACGATTTTGGCTGCTTACAGTACGACAGCTTCCGCGATTTCTTTGAACGCGCCGAATACGACCGTGCGCAATCTTAGCATTTGGTATCCGAATCAAGGTAGTTACACAGGAGGCGTGTTTACGCCTACCTCTTACCCGTATACGATTGATTCGAATTCTTTTGCAGCGAATGTGGTGAACGTGACGTTCTACAATTCTTTTAAAGGCATCAATTTTTCGTCCGCCAGCGGCACGAATATCAGTAATATCTACGGAACCTTTTTATTTCAAGGCATTACGATGGATGGCAATTATGAATATTCGTATGTGACGAATGTGTTTATGGATACGGGAATTTGGCAAAATGCACCTTCGGCGATCACCAATAAACCGGACAGCACGCAGACTGGTTACATTAAAAGTTACACAAACTCGTTTTTATATGGGATGAAGCTGTGGAAAAATGACGGTTTAACGATGTACGATATTAGCGTTAACGATGCGAAAATGGGGATCTTGATGGAGCAGGGCCCGCCTACCTCTAACGGTTCCTATGGCGCGATGTCGAAAATAAACGCTTCCGTTCAGCAGGATTATTTGCGTCCGGAGGTCGGCGAATTTCTCAATCTTGATCAGGTGTGGCAAGCTCGTGGACAGCACTATACGTTTGCACCCGCCAAAAAGCCTGCAAGCGATACGAATTTTTATAATGTAAAAAATGCGCCATACAACGCGACAGGGAACGGGATCACGGATGATCGCACCGCGATTCAATCTGCGTTAACCGATGCAGGCAACGCTGGAGGCGGAACGGTATTCCTGCCTCCAGGTTCTTATAAAATTTCTACAACATTAAACGTTCCAAGCGGCGTTGAACTGCGAGGCAGCTACGATTACTTGCATGCGCATGAAAACCTAGATACGACCGTATTGCTTGCCTATGACGGCAAGGATACAGCTTCACCAGATACGGCGACGGCCTTCATTACGTTGAATGCGAACGCGGGTGTTCGTGGTTTGACCATCTTTCATCCTGAACAAGGCTTTGTGAATGGCAGTGACGTGTCAGTTCCAACTGATTTAAGAACGTTATATCCAATTCACACGTATCCGTATGCGGTACGCAGTGCAGGCTCAGGCACATGGATGAAATATGTCGAGCTTGAAAATAGCTACAATGGCGCTGATTTTGCCACGAATGCGTCGAATGATTTTGTTGTTTCCGGCAATTGGATCAATGCGGCCAAAAAAGCCGTTTATGTAGGCGGTGGAACACAGCGCGGCTGGGTGGAGCAGACGGCGGTCACCTTCGGAACACATTTTCAATCCAAACATAACAATAGTCCTCATACGTATGGCTTTACGCATGCCGTAAACTATACGCTGGCGAATACGGATGCCCTGACTGTGGGCAATGGCAATGATCTAAAAACATTCGCTGTGGATTCCTTCGGTGTGAAATCAGGGATTCGTACGATCAAAGAAGGCGCGGGTACCGGGCCGCAAAATGCATCATTCTATTTGCCTTCCGTCGATACCTCTTCCGGTCCAAACGTATCGGTTGAAGGCGGCGGAACGATCCAGATGATTGGCCTACAGGCGGGAAGCAGCACATCGCAAAACTTTGCGCGAACGACTTCATCTTTTAGCGGTACCTTAAATATCTATGATTCTTTACTTTGGGGGAATATGGTCAAAAGCGTCAGTATCGGCGGAGGCAGCGTGAATGTCTACGACAAGGATCTGAGTACGTATTCCCTTCCGATTTCGCAAAATAAAACGGCAACAAGCAACAGCTCTTCGGGCGGGGATACAGCTAATCATGCCGTAGACGGCATGGGAACATCCAAATGGCTTTCGACTGCAGCAGCACCTAATTGGCTGCAAGTTGATTTGGGGGCTTCCTATGATATTAGCCGCTGGGTCGTCAAACACGCAGGTTATAATGGAGAATCGACCACTTTAAATACAAAAGACTATAAGTTGCAAATCAGCAGTGATGGTACGAACTTTAACGACGTTGATGCTGTAACGGGAAATACAGCTAATCTTACGGATCGGGATGTATCCGCGAACGGCAGATATGTTCGGCTTTATGTAACGGCCGGTCAGCAGGATGGGACCAGTACAACACGAATCGTTGATTTCGAAGTTTATGGTTTGACGAATATTGCGCTGAATCGAACAGCTTCGGCAAATGCTTATAATTTGCCGAGTGAAGCGCCGCAGTTTGCTGGCGATGGTTCAACAGCTACCAAATGGGTATCTGTCGCGGCATCGCCCAACTGGCTGAAAATCGATTTAGGTAAGTCTTATCATTTGAAGCGTTGGGTTGTTAAACATGCGGGAGCGGGCGGAGAATCAGCGATTTATAATACCCGTGATTTTAAGCTGCAGGTAAGTAGCGACGGGATAAATTTCACAGATGTCGACACAGTAACGGGAAATTCGACAAATTTAACAGATCGCAGCATCAATACGAACGCCAGATATGTTAGACTGTATATAACGCAAGGAACGCAAATCGGTTATGACGGATATGCGAGAATTGATGAATTTGAAGTATATGGTACCGCAAGCGGGAATGCAGCGCTAAACAAGATAGCCACGGCAAATGCCTATAATTTGCCTAGTGAAGCGCCGCAATATGCTGTTGACAGCTCGACAGGTTCCAAATGGGCATCCGTCGCGGCGTCCCCGAATTGGTTAAAGATTGATCTGGGCTATGTGACTAACATTAGCCGTTGGGTCGTGAAACATGCCGCTGTAAATGGAGAATCCGCCAATTTCAATACCAAGGATTACAAATTGCAGGTGAGTAATGACGGCATTAACTTCACAGATGCCGATACGGTGACGGGGAATACAGCAAACTCTACGGATCGCAATGTGAATGCGACAGGAAGATACGTCAGATTGTACATTACACAGGGGACGCAGTCGGGATTTGACGGGTACGCCAGAATTTATGAGATCGAAGTTTATAACTAA
- a CDS encoding ABC transporter substrate-binding protein — translation MKKLSLIAAGVLTISLMVSGCAAKSSDSVKSDSTTKNAGETVKLGWIGPLTGPTATDGTHSRDAAIMAIEQYNKAGGIQGKKVELVAEDDQGKPEEALKGVQKLINNDKVVAIVGGAYSGPTKTIAAKIQELKVPMVIAYAVHPDATKGGDYVNRVIYTGPLQGKAMADYAVNDLKKKNIAVLYVDIDYGKSIYTAFKEEAGKLGANIAIERPFKMGDKDFSSILTAVKAANPDGLYVVGYYNEAAAIVKQAKEAGISAQLLGVDGFDSPKYLELGKTNTEGSTFTTSFYASDNRSVVKIFVNQWQDKFKDIPDMLSSQSYDAAMVIMEAMQKAGTDKEKLKQAINDTKDLEGTSGKITFGKDHEVIKPVIFMTVKDGKFQFVKSKTYN, via the coding sequence TTGAAAAAGTTATCTTTGATTGCAGCAGGTGTGCTTACTATATCTCTTATGGTTTCGGGTTGCGCAGCAAAGTCTAGCGACTCAGTGAAAAGTGATAGTACGACTAAAAATGCCGGCGAGACGGTCAAGCTAGGTTGGATCGGTCCGTTAACGGGCCCGACTGCAACGGACGGGACACATAGCAGAGATGCTGCGATAATGGCGATTGAGCAGTACAATAAAGCCGGAGGTATCCAAGGCAAGAAGGTTGAATTGGTAGCGGAAGACGATCAAGGAAAACCTGAAGAAGCGTTAAAAGGTGTTCAGAAGCTAATCAATAATGATAAAGTTGTTGCTATTGTTGGAGGCGCTTACAGTGGGCCGACGAAAACGATTGCTGCAAAAATTCAGGAGCTCAAAGTTCCTATGGTGATTGCCTACGCCGTACATCCAGATGCGACCAAAGGCGGCGATTATGTGAATCGCGTCATCTATACAGGTCCACTGCAAGGAAAAGCGATGGCCGATTATGCTGTGAACGATTTGAAGAAGAAAAATATCGCAGTACTTTATGTCGATATTGACTACGGGAAATCGATTTATACCGCATTTAAGGAAGAGGCCGGCAAGTTAGGTGCGAATATTGCGATTGAACGTCCGTTTAAGATGGGGGACAAAGATTTCAGCTCGATCCTGACAGCAGTCAAAGCCGCTAATCCGGATGGCTTGTACGTAGTTGGTTACTACAATGAAGCAGCGGCTATCGTTAAGCAAGCGAAAGAAGCGGGAATTAGCGCTCAGCTGCTTGGCGTCGATGGTTTCGATTCGCCGAAATATTTGGAGCTGGGGAAAACCAATACAGAAGGTTCGACTTTCACGACGTCCTTTTATGCTTCTGATAACCGTTCTGTCGTGAAAATATTCGTCAATCAATGGCAGGATAAATTTAAGGATATTCCAGATATGCTTTCCTCGCAGAGCTATGATGCCGCAATGGTTATTATGGAGGCTATGCAAAAAGCAGGTACCGATAAGGAAAAGCTGAAGCAGGCTATCAATGATACGAAAGATTTGGAAGGTACGTCGGGGAAAATTACGTTCGGTAAAGATCACGAAGTCATTAAGCCTGTTATCTTTATGACGGTCAAGGACGGGAAGTTCCAGTTCGTCAAATCTAAAACCTACAATTAA
- a CDS encoding ABC transporter ATP-binding protein, translating into MLQIRDLNVSYGSIHAVRGLSLQVDAGEVVTLIGSNGAGKSTTVNAICGTISSRGSIGYNGKELNGMSTHDIVKEGIVMVPEGRRVFPKLSVVDNLLMGAFSRKASKVELKQDIDFVFGLFPRLAERQSQFAGTMSGGEQQMLAIGRALMAKPKLLILDEPSMGLAPIVVKDIFETIRIIKKQGLTTLLIEQNASMALSVADRGYVMEHGEIRFHDTAHNLRTQDSVKKAYLGH; encoded by the coding sequence TTGCTGCAAATTCGTGATCTTAACGTGTCTTACGGAAGCATTCATGCCGTTCGCGGGCTTTCTCTTCAGGTTGACGCCGGTGAAGTTGTCACATTAATCGGGTCGAACGGTGCGGGCAAATCGACGACGGTGAACGCGATTTGCGGAACCATTTCATCGCGGGGGTCCATTGGGTACAATGGGAAAGAACTGAATGGCATGTCCACCCATGACATTGTGAAAGAGGGGATCGTTATGGTCCCCGAAGGCAGAAGGGTATTTCCTAAGCTTTCTGTAGTCGATAACCTGCTGATGGGGGCTTTTTCGCGAAAAGCTTCTAAGGTAGAACTGAAGCAAGACATCGATTTCGTATTTGGTCTATTTCCGCGATTAGCCGAACGTCAAAGTCAATTTGCAGGTACAATGAGCGGGGGCGAACAGCAAATGCTGGCCATCGGTCGTGCGCTAATGGCGAAGCCTAAGCTGCTTATTTTAGACGAGCCGTCCATGGGTTTAGCACCGATTGTGGTCAAAGATATTTTCGAGACGATCCGAATCATCAAGAAGCAAGGATTAACGACGCTATTGATCGAGCAAAATGCCTCCATGGCTTTATCCGTGGCAGATCGCGGGTATGTGATGGAGCATGGGGAAATCAGGTTTCACGATACCGCGCACAATTTGCGTACGCAGGATAGCGTCAAGAAGGCGTATCTTGGCCATTAA
- a CDS encoding branched-chain amino acid ABC transporter permease, protein MDSVLNPYYVDIVVFLVIYILLGLGLNLITGYAGQVSLGHAAFFGIGAYTSAILSVKGGLDTWVSMILAVVITFVFSAVLGLPSLRVREDFLAITTLGLGLIIQSFFKNSEITGGAYGIDSIPTPSLFGWKLDNTGYLLLVLVVMVVGIYALKKMTGSRIGRAWMVIREDETVAKAMGINTTYYKVLVFAIGGAYAGTAGALFAHKVSFIGADSFGFSVSATVLSMVVIGGLGSIRGTLFGVSLLYLLPEMFRLFKFDFIDMKYLDMYKMIIYGLLMVLVVRYRPKGIFGKTGAKLKSFHPHKAGTPKDGGNDA, encoded by the coding sequence ATGGACAGTGTACTGAATCCTTATTACGTTGATATCGTCGTTTTTCTAGTCATCTATATTTTATTGGGATTGGGACTAAATTTAATTACGGGCTACGCGGGTCAAGTATCGCTCGGTCACGCCGCATTTTTTGGAATCGGAGCTTATACTTCTGCCATATTATCGGTAAAAGGTGGGCTGGACACATGGGTTTCGATGATTTTAGCAGTTGTGATCACCTTCGTATTCAGTGCTGTGTTGGGGCTGCCTAGTCTGCGGGTAAGGGAAGATTTCCTGGCCATTACGACGCTTGGGCTCGGATTGATTATTCAATCGTTCTTCAAAAACTCGGAAATTACCGGAGGCGCTTACGGGATTGATTCCATTCCCACACCTTCCTTGTTCGGCTGGAAACTGGATAATACGGGGTACCTGCTGCTTGTACTAGTAGTCATGGTCGTCGGTATTTATGCGCTAAAAAAAATGACCGGTTCTCGTATTGGCAGAGCATGGATGGTAATTCGGGAAGATGAAACCGTTGCTAAGGCGATGGGAATTAACACGACTTATTATAAAGTGCTTGTGTTCGCAATCGGCGGTGCTTACGCCGGTACTGCAGGAGCCTTGTTCGCTCATAAAGTGTCCTTTATCGGAGCGGATTCCTTTGGATTCTCCGTTTCGGCAACTGTGCTCAGTATGGTGGTCATCGGCGGTTTGGGGAGTATTCGCGGCACATTATTCGGTGTTAGCCTCCTGTATTTGCTCCCTGAAATGTTCCGTTTGTTCAAGTTTGATTTTATCGATATGAAGTATTTGGATATGTACAAGATGATTATTTACGGGCTGTTGATGGTTTTGGTTGTACGTTATCGTCCGAAAGGAATTTTCGGCAAGACGGGAGCCAAACTTAAGTCCTTTCATCCGCACAAAGCGGGAACACCAAAGGACGGTGGCAACGATGCTTAA
- a CDS encoding ABC transporter substrate-binding protein, with the protein MRKWIIGLTALSFIMTTAGCSNTAQQPVPSNGQAPNQEDRTDEAFTLRVSYWAQDKNGYFEAVEKKFKAKYPNGSIKWDKLDEKTFAEVTDNQLKSGQAADILFNQKIKDYAKAGYLLDLSDQPWTQRMIESAKQTVAYKGKTYGAALDVSTFGVYYNKAIFDRMQLQTPKTWDEFITLSAKIKQAGISPIIGGFKDVWTIQGVYLPIAATSEFLQNPNFELDLYAGKVKIDGPEVNNAMQKFADLAHNGFFNPDASQIGYDESTQQFIDGKGAMQLMGSWTPGVVDSKTADFKMGFFALPDQNGKTVMAAAPDKQVSINAKTLYPVKAKYLMSLLLDKDMLAIYSKNFALSAFKDVIAEYSNPAMKDVQKALQLYPTSINPGHLFTNSANDAINAALNHILSGKELQNELKEADVNYIKDKATLILD; encoded by the coding sequence ATGCGTAAATGGATCATTGGTCTGACGGCCTTGTCCTTTATAATGACTACGGCAGGGTGCAGTAATACAGCGCAGCAACCGGTTCCTTCGAATGGACAAGCTCCAAACCAGGAAGATCGAACCGACGAGGCGTTTACGCTGCGCGTATCCTATTGGGCTCAAGATAAAAACGGATACTTTGAAGCGGTTGAAAAGAAGTTTAAAGCGAAATATCCGAACGGTTCAATCAAATGGGATAAATTGGATGAGAAAACTTTTGCCGAAGTGACAGATAACCAGTTAAAGTCAGGCCAAGCCGCTGATATCCTATTCAATCAGAAGATCAAGGATTACGCCAAAGCGGGTTATCTGCTGGATTTATCGGATCAGCCTTGGACCCAGCGAATGATTGAGTCTGCGAAGCAAACGGTTGCCTACAAAGGGAAAACCTATGGAGCAGCTCTTGATGTAAGTACCTTTGGCGTGTATTACAATAAAGCAATTTTTGATCGTATGCAATTGCAGACGCCGAAAACGTGGGATGAATTTATTACGTTGAGCGCCAAGATCAAGCAGGCTGGGATATCGCCGATCATAGGCGGATTTAAAGATGTTTGGACGATTCAGGGCGTGTACTTGCCTATTGCCGCAACATCAGAGTTTCTCCAAAACCCTAATTTTGAATTGGATTTATATGCGGGCAAAGTGAAAATTGACGGTCCTGAGGTCAACAACGCGATGCAGAAATTTGCCGATCTCGCGCACAATGGTTTTTTTAATCCGGATGCTTCACAAATCGGTTATGATGAATCGACGCAGCAATTTATTGACGGAAAAGGCGCTATGCAGTTAATGGGCAGTTGGACTCCTGGGGTTGTAGATAGTAAGACGGCTGATTTCAAAATGGGTTTTTTCGCTCTTCCAGATCAGAATGGAAAAACGGTAATGGCAGCAGCGCCGGACAAGCAGGTGTCGATTAATGCGAAAACATTATACCCAGTAAAAGCCAAATATTTAATGTCCCTTCTGCTGGATAAAGACATGTTGGCGATTTATAGCAAGAACTTTGCCTTATCTGCTTTTAAAGATGTGATTGCTGAGTACTCCAATCCGGCGATGAAAGATGTGCAGAAAGCGTTGCAGCTTTATCCAACATCGATCAACCCGGGACATTTGTTTACCAATTCAGCGAATGACGCCATAAATGCGGCGTTAAATCATATTTTGTCAGGGAAAGAGCTTCAAAATGAATTGAAAGAAGCCGATGTGAATTATATAAAGGATAAGGCGACCCTTATTCTGGATTGA